In bacterium, the DNA window GGAGATGGTGATGCCGGGGGACAACGTGGAGATCACGGGCGAGCTGATCGCGCCGATCGCGATGGAGAAGGAGCTGCGCTTCGCGATCCGCGAGGGCGGGCGCACGGTGGGCGCCGGCGTCGTCTCCGAGATCATCCAGTAGGGCCGGGAGAGGCACATGCGCGAGAACATCACCTTGGTGTGCGGCACCTGCAAGCAGCGCAACTACCGCACCAGCAAGAACAAGAAGACGACGCCGGGGAAGCTGGAGCTGAGCAAGTACTGCCCCTTCTGCCGGAAGCACACGCCG includes these proteins:
- the rpmG gene encoding 50S ribosomal protein L33: MRENITLVCGTCKQRNYRTSKNKKTTPGKLELSKYCPFCRKHTPHKEGK
- the tuf gene encoding elongation factor Tu (EF-Tu; promotes GTP-dependent binding of aminoacyl-tRNA to the A-site of ribosomes during protein biosynthesis; when the tRNA anticodon matches the mRNA codon, GTP hydrolysis results; the inactive EF-Tu-GDP leaves the ribosome and release of GDP is promoted by elongation factor Ts; many prokaryotes have two copies of the gene encoding EF-Tu), which encodes EMVMPGDNVEITGELIAPIAMEKELRFAIREGGRTVGAGVVSEIIQ